Part of the Thunnus albacares chromosome 11, fThuAlb1.1, whole genome shotgun sequence genome, CAAGGACAGGGCAGTTGTTTCACTGCACTGTCCTGTTACCAGCAAGACTCAGGACATTTATCATTCATCGCCTGGGGGATAAAGAGAATTTAAGACCActttttgtctgtatgtttagGTGTTCAGATTCTGCTCGTCCAGAAACGGCAAGACCCTGTCTGCTTCCCTGCAAGAAAGACTGCATTGTGACACCCTTCAGTGAATGGACAGCCTGTCCATCAACTTGTATGCCAGGTAGCCTTTCACATGGGTTACTATGAACTCAGTTTAGCAATGTCTGCCTAATAGCGACATGTTTTGAAAAGTAATGAGATATCCTGATGTACAGTAAAAAGCCTCCTGCGACTATTGCCGACTAGTGATAGGCTCTACCTAGGCACAGCAGAGCTTTGAGCTAATTAATAAcgtcagcatgttaacatgctcataatgacaaTGCCAACATTCTGATGTtcagcaggtgtaatgtttaccatgttcaccatcttagtttattGTGTTAGCATGGTGTACACAAAGTAGTACACAAAGAGTTTACAGGTATTTGGTCCAGTATTGAACAAATTataattttgacctgatgatggcgctacttgaaaagtcaggggataaCCAAGGTTATCACAATTCATTCTGAGGGGGAACAtggatgtctgtacaaaattaaatgacaatCTATCTGATGGTGCTAGGggaaaagtcaggtgatcaccaAAATTGTTAGGATACATCGCTTGGGAACCATGGGTATCTGAAACCAATTTTGTGCTAATTCATCCAGTAGACGTTAAGATATTTCACAAGATAAGTAAAAAACCTTTGAACTGCTTGTGgcaccagaggaaaagtcagaggatcaccaaagtcattagaattcATCAACTTAGTACCATACATATTTGAACCAAATTTAATGACAATCCAAaagttgagatattttactaaaagtcaaaaatgtcaatctcatggtggtgctggagggaacatcaggggatcaccaaaccCAGTAGGCtccatcctctggggaacagagttgttgagatatttcagtctggaccaaagtggtggaccaactgaccCACCAACCGacagacattgccatccctagagccatgcactagcatggctaataaAAATGTTGCCATACAAATGTGCTCTCCATTGACGTCTCTTGTGTATTCAATGATTGCATTTGAGTGTAAATGACAGTGTTAACTGTCGATAACATTAAGCTGACACATTAAGAGGAAAATGGATATTTAATGGGTTTCGATATGCATACTGTAAGAATCTAGGAAATCAAAAAGtatgtaattgtttttaaaagaattgAGCAGGCATCTCGTCTCTGTAAATATGCTGTAGTCCATTGGGTCCGCTGATGATGTAATCACTTTCTTAATTGCACCATTTTCAATGTTTAGTAATTAGTGTTGTGTAATGAGCCTTGGAGCGTGAGCCAAATGAAGCCAGTACAATGTGGTGTGTCCAAAAACAGACTGCAGTGAAATGGAGGACAACACAGCTACAAGGGCACACTAATCAGGATCAGATCAACTTTGAGACGGCTTGTTTTCTAGGAATCTTTTCTAGATATTAGACTGCACTAGTGAGATTGTGTCGCCATTTATTTGGTGTCCCAGACATGATATGTCAGCCATTTTTCTCAGTATCATTTTACTCTCTGTTACTCCTGGAAAGCATACACTTAAATTGAACTATGCAAATAATCTGCAGCTGAACACTGCCTTTTTGTgaagattgtttttttatgtccaACAGAAAATGCGACCACCGCCACACAGTCTCGATACAGGATTATCATTCAGAAGTCCGCTAATGGAGGTCAAGAGTGTCCCGACACACTGtatgaagagagagagtgtgaatcACTTCCTTTATGTCCAGTGTATAGGTAAAAGCATCATTTTTTACCCAGCAATTTTCCTTTCTTATCCAAGGATAAGTTACCTTTATTAATCTGCCCTATAATAGCACAGGGTCAGAATGTACTTTAATGTGATCTACTGTTGAATACCTAGTGCCATAAGGGTGCatttatgttgtaaaatgtgtataaatgtgctGTTATTATGGCATTTACATCCACTACCATGACATTTAACATATACTCTCATGTTCCTTACAGTGTAATGTTActatatttttttgtgaatgctCAACATGGCTGCATTTTTGTACTCAATGAGACGAATTGCAGCAGAACAAAATCATAAAATGCAGCTGTAAGCAGCCTGTCGAAGCTGTTAAAATGGGGTATGGCCAGTTTTTGTACATtcttaaacattttttgagTGAGTTATTTTATGCAGTTAGATAGGTGTCAAGTATTTCCATGAATGTGATAAACCATGAGAAAGGTATTGACTGACAGCTTTTATAGTTAGAGAGGGGCCATAGTTTCAAACTATAGTTAGACAAAGTAatgatacatactgtatgtatgtagcTAACAAAGTGTTATGTTTTCTAGCTCAAGTATTGCTTAGAAACATTTGCACTAGCATTTTTCTACAAAGTACATGGCAGTTTTGGCTGTATACCTGATGAGGCCTGCTAAAGTTTTACTTGGTTCTGTTATATTTGGTGATGGATACAGCAAAGAACATAGATATCTACACATGGACAACTGACTTATTAGTGTTGGGGCCTTCAGTTTTATGCCGCCTGTCATGAACAATTTTGAATGTGCCGTTAATGaccaataatcaattaataattaatgattaaaaacctataaaatacaaaattccCATAATTCCCCCAAGTTATTCCtgcaaactttatttaaacaacTGACATGTACTGTGAATTGGTGTTTATTGGCAAAAAAAGCGAAAAGTATTACGAAATTCTTTAAACTGGAATTTAATTATGTCAGTTATACAACATACATTATTTATACTCTTGCTGTTAAAAGCTACATCCTTTTATCAAATTAGAATATGTAAATGTTGCATGAATCAAATGAAGGGGGTAggtgttgttttatgttataAAAGGAGAGCGAAGTTCATAATTATCTACCAATTACTCGGAAAATGTATAGAGAAAATCaacaaggaaaacaaacacaggaaaacaacaGGGCTACACTCCCTACGTACTCTTGATAACCTGCCAACGTCATTCCACAATTCATATATATCAAAGTTCACACTTACAATAACAAAGTGTTATGAAGAGGGTTGTTTAGGGGACAACTAAgacatgttgtttgtttgtggtggttCAATGAAAAGATAATTTTATATAACAATACCTATTTTAGTAAAACTGCATATAAATCGAATACACtcaaattctaaaaaaaaacatcccaatATGACTGAGCCTTTTTTCTCACTGTGAACTCAGtgacattgaaaaaaaatgcattcaagcAGAGTAACAATTTCCAGCAGTGTTCTCAAAAAACACCAATTAAGTTGGAAATTTGGCTTACACAAATTGCACAAATTTGATGacacaatatttttattttctttgttgcaGCAATGATGACAAAATTGTAACTCTCCCCCCACTTATAGAGGTTGCATTTTGGATGCATGTGGTCCAGATCACCAACAACCAACAACTGTGACAACAAAATCAGGAGACTTTTCACTTATTGTGTAAATTaagctgtaaaaacacactGTCATCCTATAGtccttctttctttgtgtttctgtgaaggTGGAGGACACACAAGTGGCACAGCTGTACTCTGGTTCCAGAATCTGTTCGACGTGGATTATCTGGAACAGGAGAAGCCTGTGGAAATGGTTTAGAATCAAGAGGcaagtgttttctttgttttgtagCCTATTATATTCTCTACACTTGTCAACTGCTGCTATACTCAATCACCTTTTTAAGCTTTGCTCTGCCACCTATTTATTGTCCTTATTTAATGAGACCTAATAGTTCTTTCAGAACTGCTCCTTTAACAAGCAAGCAATGGAAACATAAAAGATGGAGGCAATTTGTCCAGAGAGTGTAACGAGATGGACCTTTCTGTCTGTTGGCTTGATGATCTCATCACAACACTGGGTTCTTATTAATGAATGCAGCAAGTCAGATGGCCACAAGCACATCTTAGCAACAGGCTGGAAGATTAATTAGCCCtgttaaacacaacacacacaaagtacataCAGACacttgtgtgcatgttttctcACAGTTTTTGAAAACTATTTAAAAGCCTGTTTGGCTCACACTACAGTGCCCTTCTAATACAGATTTTTGATGATTTCATGATGATTATGTGCTTCATGGCTTGAGATTCTGAGTTCATAAAGTCTGACACTGAGAGATTTTTGCAATTTATTTTCCACAGgttaacaattaaaataaacactcaCAGAGCACAATCCATTAATAATGTAACACAGTAAGAGCAAAGCCATGAACTTTTTCATTTGATCTTTTAAGTGAACCTTGGCCCctctcaaatgaaaaaaaaaaaatttatacAAATTTGCTACTAAATGTTTTTGCACATAAGGTGCACtggatttatttttgtaaatcaTGACTTACTTTGTCTTTGTGCATTTACTTTGCAGTTATTGTATAATGTTCTCTATGTGAATAGTATGGATTTTTAGGATAGgacaaattaaagctgcaagcagcgttgaatgGGCCTTCGCACCCTTGCGCACATCGGGGCGTGGTGCAGTctgggcttctgtcacgggcatgtagatgtctccagacctgggctgacaggtctgactttacaaacgtgtaaagtttggtgcaaccggagcatgtacaataaagttatagcaatttcctctgtcatggtgaaacatcaaatctcaatggtGTAAGGATgacaattttctgcagggtgcatcaaaattatgcaagttttgagccctttcacttgaatttcaataaataaattgaaaacttttgatgagtttgtgtgtaaaagaaattaacttcctaattttcatcaagtctatttttagaaaagtaaagacttttaacccacatgacttggtcaaagtttgattgaaatgtgtaatatcaggtgtggagagacaataagtaactgcatactcatatatttgaatggagattgtgagcgaacccacactTTTTTGAACAGTTACTGCTTCCACACACattagatacaaacttcatttgaactttaaatgagtcacgagactttgacctacaaatcttgaatttacatgtgttttctgtccttTACTCTGGcacagtccaagggcttctgtcacaagcatgtagatgttgtcagacctgggctgacaggtctgacttaATCCATCCCCccccctttcttccctccttctccctttcAGTTCGAGAGCAGGATTTTcgagtactcttcttgtgaaatatcctcataaatcccatgatgttggccaaatcttacattaaaaattacattttagtaGGAATTTCCGttgcaaatccattgatacaggtttgaaagtggtcagacttttAGTTGAGATgtcagaaccatttgtttgacacaaagtccatgcccagagatggtttacattgtaaggtgcaaTGTGGaactacaactttcagggctgacaggatgtatcactctgtttgaaaataccttttcttctcatctttttggtttataacagtgtttggcaaccagcatatcAGGTACATTATAGTCACCCTACGCTTCGTACTGTGGACCAAaaattaaatcctacacattaatcctgtccacccacttggcatgttttttaaagttataatgcTGAGCCCAAAAACTctagtcttcctgagttcttccctcatatattgtctttcttgaccATTAGTGCAATATATGATTGCAGGTGTAATAGTgtcctcagccaagtgggaaaaataTGTGCTATATCACCATAACCAATTGGCAAAAATGAGAGTCAAAAactaatcatgttaaataaacgTGTTCTCAATATTGAGGAAAAataatcgtgattatgatttttgctaAAGACaacataaattttgatttacacacacacacacaaacactttaaatatgtatgtaatgaattgttttctttaataaactGTTACTTTTCAGTTTGTTACACTTTTCAATGTGCTCCTGAATTTCTATGTGTGCTccaatttttttcatttgtgagcacatgtactccagaaaaaaataagcattGAACACTGCTATCAGAGaaacaataagtaactgcagctgcacacagaaaaatactcatatatttgaggggagagtgtgagcgaaccacTAGGTGCTCAGGCCTTAAtagaggaaaaactgcagtacagagctacaaaatttagttatgattttatttttctactgcaCTTTATCACTTAAcagtcaccctcactccattttttcccttcccctcataggtcatccccactactgattatacatataagacctacaattattgtaaaataaagtagtaatacaaagtttgtatataatgtactgtaaatatatagacctttctgct contains:
- the LOC122992620 gene encoding thrombospondin type-1 domain-containing protein 7B-like — encoded protein: MVFYWEASAWGPCIEDTSMDLNGTSFWNGTRTCAVGVQIRKVTCMKMNVGPVINKRCSDSARPETARPCLLPCKKDCIVTPFSEWTACPSTCMPENATTATQSRYRIIIQKSANGGQECPDTLYEERECESLPLCPVYRWRTHKWHSCTLVPESVRRGLSGTGEACGNGLESRVAEPRSPAPLLQSRAAR